From a region of the Ovis aries strain OAR_USU_Benz2616 breed Rambouillet chromosome 10, ARS-UI_Ramb_v3.0, whole genome shotgun sequence genome:
- the USPL1 gene encoding SUMO-specific isopeptidase USPL1 isoform X1 produces MTDSPKSGNGLPVVGPGADIGKSSLHMVGYLGKNYDSAKVLSDGYCPSCRAKGKLKALKTYRISFQESVFLCEDLQCIYPLGSKSLNNLISPGLEDCHTPNKPQKRKILETNCEDLPFLADSKKTKNHRGIDSEQVLNSSHNGGEYDGTSPGLPGSLYSGQQNPVRTADSWEQNEAMEADTVDMAPEEDATMVDVSGTEGTSPQNERCTSELEKPLESKHTSFCQTSCVQWKNAHALCWLDCILSALVHLEGLKSTVTDLCSKEESVFGRLFTRYNEANKLLHTSQLDGVKDGDCKKLPSEIFAKIETCLNEVRDEIFIRLQPQLRCTLGDMESPVFAFPLLLKIEPHIEQLFTYSFSWNFECSHCGHKYQNRCMKNLVTFTNVIPEWHPLKAAHFGPCNNCNNKSQIRKMVLENDPADVGNLISGSSAFSKTSLNIWKFTVHVLLKPGLENFEHYFTSRVSLVFMLHFVEGLPHNDLQRYSFHSEGCLYQVTSVIQYQANNHFVTWILDADGSWLECDDLKGLCSERHETFQVPASEIHIVIWERKTSQMTDKAPACRQLKKTSDQYTFGNEKQASPAACSTGKAASAELSSGTHPTDVSMVPNTLSQDEAVAPGHHSLPDLKGSVDSSILPLTLEEIQSNSEGFLLEHKPVAENVGVVEANTLQSEEPLIASLVAPCEDKLTHNQSVDLSFSSQLLAMPSVQVTTEDTVVTQPVNDTRAGDLTQQVKSVDTEGTVALERNASLKQCLVPETEKLNPEQHVTSQVSDWKEEETTAFSQTVIAKPLQNPPLKEKKPFVGSWVKGLLSKGVSFMPSCVSAHNRNTVTDLQPSVKGASNFGGFQTKGSRQKASQASRKAHRRAAKLPLVSNSPPSHQSPASTASPPRADGAGDSEVWKRCESASCGAHLNHSSHGNENGVLSPNHGDTIEGQIHKLRLKLLKKLKAKKKKLAALMSSPQNGTLPSEPSEQVSHCGSPNDGESIEGLLKELQRQIDIADNKSGCATVPGVSPYGGQTHEEILAELLSPTSVVSTELSENREADFRYLEMGDSHILAPVPNEFNSIPHNTHLRQEHNYCSPKKNQSELQPDSLTNNAFIRTLNSESPMKTDIFDEFFSASALNSLANDTLDLPHFDEYLFENC; encoded by the exons ATGACGGATTCCCCGAAGAGTGGAAATGGTTTGCCAGTGGTTGGACCAGGGGCTGATATAGGGAAATCTTCACTCCACATGGTGGGGTACTTGGGAAAA aattaTGATTCAGCTAAAGTTTTATCAGATGGGTATTGCCCTTCTTGTAGGGCGAAGGGAAAGTTAAAAGCCTTAAAGACTTACCGAATTAGTTTTCAAGAATCTGTCTTTTTGTGTGAGGATCTGCAG tgcATCTATCCTTTAGGCTCTAAATCACTTAATAACTTAATTTCTCCGGGTTTGGAAGATTGTCACACTCCAAATAAGCCTCAAAAGAGAAAGATCTTGGAAACCAACTGTGAAGATTTACCTTTTTTAGCAGATTCCAAAAAGACTAAAAATCATCGAGGCATTGACAGTGAACAAGTTTTGAACAGTAGCCATAATGGAGGAGAATATGATGGAACCTCACCAGGCTTACCTGGTTCACTGTACAGTGGACAGCAGAATCCAGTTAGGACAGCTGATTCCTGGGAGCAGAATGAGGCTATGGAAGCTGATACTGTTGACATGGCTCCTGAGGAAGATGCTACCATGGTTGATGTTTCTGGAACTGAAGGAACTAGCCCTCAAAATGAAAGATGCACATCTGAACTGGAAAAGCCACTGGAGAGCAAACATACCTCATTTTGCCAGACTTCATGTGTCCAGTGGAAGAACGCACATGCCCTGTGTTGGTTAGACTGTATCCTGTCAGCACTGGTGCACTTGGAAGGGCTGAAAAGCACTGTGACTGACCTGTGCTCTAAAGAGGAGTCCGTGTTCGGGCGGTTGTTTACCAGGTATAATGAAGCCAATAAGCTTCTGCACACCAGTCAGCTGGATGGAGTTAAAG atGGAGATTGTAAAAAGCTTCCTtcagaaatatttgcaaagataGAGACCTGTCTGAATGAAGTAAGAGATGAAATTTTTATTAGACTTCAACCTCAGCTTAGATGTACATTAG gtGATATGGAAAGCCCTGTGTTTGCATTTCCCCTGCTCTTAAAAATAGAACCCCACATTGAACAGCTCTTCACATACTCTTTTTCTTGGAATTTTGAATGTTCACACTGTGGACACAAGTATCAAAACAG atgtatGAAGAATCTGGTCACCTTTACAAATGTCATCCCTGAGTGGCACCCACTTAAGGCTGCCCATTTTGGTCCGTGTAACAATTGCAACAATAAgtcacaaataagaaaaatggtaTTAGAAAA tgatccagcggatgttggcaatttgatctctggttcctctgccttttctaaaaccagcttgaatatctggaagttcacggttcacgtattgctgaagcctggcttggagaattttgagcattactttactagcag AGTCTCTCTCGTATTCATGTTACACTTTGTGGAAGGCTTACCCCATAATGACTTGCAGCGCTATTCAtttcattctgaaggctgtctttatCAAGTAACTTCTGTAATTCAGTACCAAGCAAATAATCATTTTGTCACATGGATTTTAGATGCTGATG GAAGTTGGCTAGAATGTGATGACTTAAAAGGCCTGTGTTCTGAAAGGCATGAGACATTTCAGGTTCCCGCTTCGGAGATACATATTGttatttgggaaagaaaaacatCCCAGATGACAgataaagcacctgcctgccgtCAACTTAAAAAGACTAGTGACCAGTACACTTTTGGCAACGAGAAGCAAGCGTCTCCAGCAGCATGTTCTACAGGCAAAGCTGCCTCAGCTGAACTGTCTTCAGGAACGCACCCCACGGATGTGTCCATGGTTCCTAATACCCTCTCACAGGATGAAGCCGTAGCTCCTGGACATCATTCTCTTCCAGATCTGAAAGGTTCAGTTGACAGCAGTATCTTACCTTTGACACTTGAAGAAATACAGTCCAACTCTGAAGGTTTTTTATTAGAACACAAACCTGTGGCAGAAAATGTAGGGGTTGTTGAAGCAAACACTTTGCAGTCAGAGGAGCCACTCATAGCTTCTTTAGTGGCCCCATGCGAGGACAAGCTTACCCACAACCAGTCTGTGGATTTAAGCTTTTCATCCCAACTCTTAGCTATGCCATCAGTACAGGTGACTACAGAAGATACCGTAGTTACTCAGCCTGTGAATGACACTCGTGCTGGGGACCTTACACAGCAAGTAAAGTCAGTAGACACTGAGGGTACAGTTGCGCTAGAGAGGAATGCTTCATTGAAACAATGTCTTGTACCAGAAACTGAGAAGTTAAATCCAGAACAACATGTTACATCTCAGGTATCTGATTGGAAGGAAGAAGAAACCACAGCATTTTCTCAAACTGTAATAGCTAAGCCGTTACAGAATCCACCTCTGAAAGAGAAGAAACCATTTGTGGGAAGTTGGGTAAAAGGCTTATTAAGCAAGGGTGTTTCTTTTATGCCCTCTTGTGTTTCAGCTCATAACAGAAACACTGTGACTGATTTGCAGCCTTCAGTTAAGGGGGCAAGTAATTTTGGTGGCTTTCAAACTAAAGGTTCAAGACAAAAGGCCAGCCAGGCCTCCAGGAAAGCTCACAGGAGGGCAGCTAAGCTGCCTCTGGTGAGTAACTCTCCTCCAAGCCATCAGTCACCAGCCAGCACAGCTTCCCCTCCCCGTGCTGATGGCGCTGGTGATTCGGAAGTTTGGAAGAGATGTGAAAGTGCCTCCTGTGGAGCTCACCTCAACCACAGTTCTCATGGAAATGAAAATGGTGTTTTGTCACCAAACCATGGAGACACAATTGAGGGTCAGATTCATAAACTCCGTCTAAAACTTCTTAAAAAACTTAaggcaaaaaagaagaaattagccGCTCTGATGTCTTCCCCCCAAAACGGAACACTTCCAAGTGAACCTTCAGAACAGGTGTCCCATTGTGGGTCTCCAAATGACGGTGAGTCAATAGAAGGCTTGCTAAAAGAACTGCAGCGTCAAATTGACATTGCCGATAATAAATCAGGGTGCGCCACAGTTCCCGGTGTTTCCCCGTACGGTGGTCAGACGCATGAAGAAATTCTAGCAGAATTACTGTCCCCGACCAGTGTGGTTTCAACAGAGCTCTCAGAAAACCGGGAGGCTGACTTCAGGTATTTAGAAATGGGAGATAGTCACATCCTGGCACCAGTTCCCAATGAATTCAACAGTATTCCCCACAACACACATCTGAGGCAGGAGCATAATTACTGCAGCCCTAAGAAAAACCAGAGTGAACTTCAGCCAGATTCACTCACAAATAATGCTTTTATTAGAACATTGAACTCGGAAAGTCCCATGAAGACTGATATTTTTGATGAGtttttttctgcttcagcatTAAATTCTTTAGCAAATGACACATTAGACTTACCTCATTTTGATGAATATCTGTTTGAGAATTGTTGA